In one Fusarium falciforme chromosome 5, complete sequence genomic region, the following are encoded:
- a CDS encoding Zn(2)-C6 fungal-type domain-containing protein produces MTLSNTPESTDQAGSKARKLHVACLRCRERKVRCSGLHPCANCQRRSTECVFEPEDRKVIVSENYLNELKRKAGEENDPAQCAKRHQPTPKPSKDSSPVNTARNDAHSHDEVGVDPHIDSFSALSNPLVTTPPQFVTDIRGRKRFLGPSSTWAYSRHIMSMIRHNLDQKGSNEVPLNVDGAAYALEFPNMRNLGSISMEDLPSLDYALYLTNTVKFHAGQTYHLFHEQTFMQGLFSLYSHGPDSLNLENRVWFVHFFVIMALGKALLARDLLPDVNGLYRDPITAVELGLGLRIALTQGYHRDFGGSPGCYKDASRYRGVWWTLYILDRKFSTLIGAPSSIHDSDISVPFPKPHQSAQKTCALDMHVRLSRLLAKVLNTVYCVDEHLNSSFLRNIQATVRELADLATEMNATPELKLSKTDPISRVSATCIVLAIRPLLVCLLRDKLDRRTRQDRQDTAIIEPVKALLRTAYESAQKSLRVLTRLQAQDLLEYFLPFDLDHVFSAGFVLSLIVAVHPASADGYERYLETPYALLDTLIAGGNVPACFKRQELNCLRDMLRCLMEPHSCPNPQDVNETGFLSGTTGDLSQHGVSPNEMMALASLLEGDSMVQIDPEVVDSWLWESVGAESVPAMDQPAGEC; encoded by the exons ATGACTTTGTCAAACACTCCCGAGTCCACCGATCAGGCTGGTTCCAAGGCCAGGAAGCTCCACGTTGC ATGTCTCAGGTGCCGTGAGCGCAAAGTCCGATGTTCTGGATTGCACCCATGCGCAAATTGCCAACGCCGCTCCACAGAGTGCGTTTTTGAGCCCGAGGATCGCAAGGTCATTGTGTCGGAGAA CTACTTAAATGAACTGAAGCGGAAAGCCGGCGAGGAGAATGATCCTGCGCAATGCGCCAAGAGACACCAACCCACCCCCAAGCCATCGAAAGATTCGAGCCCGGTGAATACCGCACGCAACGATGCTCATAGCCATGATGAAGTGGGAGTAGATCCCCACATCGATAGCTTCTCGGCTTTGTCGAATCCTCTCGTTACCACTCCACCTCAGTTTGTCACTGACATTCGCGGCCGGAAAC GCTTCCTCGGCCCATCATCCACGTGGGCCTATAGCAGACATATCATGAGCATGATCAGACACAATCTCGACCAAAAAGGATCCAACGAGGTGCCTCTGAATGTGGACGGCGCTGCATATGCCCTCGAGTTCCCCAATATGAGAAATCTTGGCTCTATCTCGATGGAAGATTTGCCTTCGCTTGATTACGCTCTCTATCTCACTAATACGGTCAAGTTCCACGCGGGGCAGACCTACCACCTATTTCATGAGCAGACATTCATGCAAGGGCTGTTCTCATTATACAGTCATGGACCAGACTCATTGAACCTCGAAAATCGGGTCTGGTTCGTGCATTTCTTTGTGATTATGGCCCTGGGAAAAGCACTCCTGGCCCGTG ACCTATTGCCAGACGTGAACGGCCTTTATCGAGACCCAATCACAGCGGTAGAG cttggccttggtctaCGCATAGCCCTAACTCAAGGCTATCACAGGGACTTCGGCGGTAGTCCTGGTTGCTACAAAGACGCGTCACGATATCGTGGTGTTTGGTGGACTCTATACATCCTGGACCGCAAGTTTTCCACCCTCATAGGAGCCCCAAGCTCTATCCACGACAGCGATATATCTGTCCCATTTCCCAAGCCTCATCAGTCTGCCCAAAAGACTTGCGCTCTCGACATGCATGTGAGGCTATCACGGCTCCTTGCCAAGGTTCTCAATA CTGTATACTGCGTTGATGAACACCTTAATTCCTCTTTTCTAAGGAACATCCAAGCAACAGTTCGAGAGCTTGCCGACCTGGCCACGGAGATGAACGCCACTCCAGAACTAAAGCTTAGCAAAACTGACCCTATCTCCAGAGTCTCCGCAACG TGTATTGTCCTCGCCATTCGGCCACTCCTAGTGTGTCTCTTACGTGACAAACTCGACAGAAGAACAAGACAAGATCGTCAGGATACTGCCATCATCGAACCTGTGAAAGCATTATTGAGGACTGCCTACGAGTCAGCTCAAAAGTCTCTACGGGTGCTAACTAGGCTACAAGCTCAAGACCTTCTCG AATACTTTCTCCCATTTGACTTAGACCATGTATTTTCTGCTGGTTTCGTGCTCTCTCTCATCGTCGCGGTCCATCCAGCTTCTGCTGATGGCTATGAGAGATATCTAGAGACACCATACGCCCTTCTCGACACTCTCATTGCGGGCGGGAATGTGCCTGCCTGCTTCAAACGACAGGAACTGAACTGTCTCCGGGACATGCTGCGCTGTTTGATGGAGCCGCATAGCTGTCCAAATCCTCAGGACGTGAATGAGACTGGGTTTCTCTCAGGAACGACCGGTGACCTGTCACAGCACGGAGTTTCGCCGAATGAGATGATGGCGTTGGCAAGCCTTCTTGAAGGTGATTCCATGGTCCAGATTGACCCCGAAGTTGTTGACAGCTGGCTGTGGGAGTCAGTTGGCGCAGAAAGTGTACCTGCAATGGATCAGCCCGCGGGAGAGTGTTAG
- a CDS encoding MFS domain-containing protein yields MSTDAPADIKNEGSMMDADTISANEEAQHALYIDPKEEAKVVRKLDIFLTPVLFIVYLSCFIDRANIGNVGNVKVAGMPEAIGASESQYSIVVSIFFITYIVIEIPRVILVKRFTPRYILTFLCLVWTGATIANGFISNVGGLYACRLALGAAEGGLFPSLKMYLTLVYKRDEMARRVSYLVSCVALSGAIGGLLAYGRHWGISWLEVSNNVFPAPIWCGQADNSLLRWVYIFEGAFSLVCAFGIWFGLPSDVRQSYFLDKKERKIMEIRHQQRMSYMGEDVFSWEEIRLAATDVKVWLCAGTQFSQNILSNGFGTFLPAILHAMGHDRLSANYLTIPVYVLGAVGFFTFAFLSDKYQKCGPFILFTNSLGGVGYILLITVKNNAVKYFATFVCTIAVYNGTGLNLAA; encoded by the exons ATGTCGACCGACGCACCGGCTGACATCAAAAACGAGGGGTCCATGATGGACGCCGATACCATCAGCGCCAATGAAGAGGCCCAGCACGCCCTCTACATTGACCCCAAGGAAGAAGCCAAGGTCGTGAGAAAACTGGATATCTTTTTGACGCCTgttctcttcatcgtctATCTGTCTTGCTTCATTGACAGAGCTAACATTG GCAATGTAGGCAATGTCAAGGTTGCTGGAATGCCCGAGGCCATTGGAGCCTCTGAATCCCAGTACTCGATCGTCGTCTCTATCTTCTTCATTACGTACATCGTCATCGAAATCCCCCgtgtcatcctcgtcaagcgCTTCACACCTCGATATATTCTAACCTTTCTCTGTCTCGTCTGGACTGGGGCGACTATCGCCAATGGTTTCATCAGCAACGTGGGAGGTCTCTATGCTTGTCGACTGGCTTTAGGCGCTGCAGAAGGAGGTCTTTTTCCCTCATTGAAAATGTACCTCACTCTTGTTTACaagagagatgagatggctAGGCGAGTCTCGTACCTTGTTTCCTGCGTGGCCCTGTCAGGGGCTATCGGCGGACTGCTTGCATATGGACGGCATTGGGGGATATCCTGGCTGGAGGTCAGTAACAATGTTTTTCCTGCGCCTATATGGTGTGGTCAGGCTGACAACTCGCTTCTCAGATGGGTCTACATCTTCGAAGGCGCTTTCAGTCTCGTATGCGCTTTCGGAATCTGGTTCGGTTTGCCCAGCGATGTTCGACAGTCGTATTTCcttgacaagaaggagcgGAAGATCATGGAAATTCGCCATCAGCAACGAATGTCGTACATGGGAGAAGATGTCTTCTCATGGGAAGAAATCAGGTTGGCCGCCACAGATGTCAAAGTCTGGCTATG CGCTGGAACCCAGTTCAGCCAGAACATTCTAAGCAATGGCTTTGGAACTTTTCTCCCTGCTATCCTACATGCCATGGGCCATGACAGACTTTCCGCCAATTACTTGACCATCCCAGTCTACGTCCTTGGTGCCGTTGGATTCTTTACCTTTGCGTTTCTATCAGACAAGTATCAAAAGTGTGGCCCT TTCATCTTGTTTACCAACTCGCTCGGAGGCGTTGGCTACATCTTGCTCATTACCGTTAAGAATAACGCGGTCAAATACTTCGCTACCTTTGTCTGCACTATTGCCGTTTACAATGGTACCGGCCTTAACTTGGCCGCTTAA
- a CDS encoding MFS domain-containing protein: MPAPNTPQDMVLPPSPVDTSRWWRFRNLRTLNLLMVIPLLSIFSQGFDGSMMNGLQSVSHWQTYFGTPTGALLGFFNAAYPLGGILGTFLISPTADIFGRRIGLASGAALCCVGAAVQGAAINIAMFIISRIIIGAGSVIVAGAGAPYITEIAHPAQRSTATALFLTFYSVGSIIAGWCTFGTFRIDSTASWRIPSALQGLPSIIQLFFVWFLPESPRWLVSKGRNEEALQMLAKYHGEGDASDPVVQYEYTEILETLGAEASHQDNMFAFLKDLGSTAGNRKRMFIMVWAAICSQMSGNAFVSYYLSPILHSVGLKSDLQQTLINATNQMLSWFSAIYFATLPAKVGRRKLFLWSLTAIWIIDICITAGSAMFAKDNNNKAAAYTVVAFLYLFSPAYNLGFNGNLGLYIPEILPYRLRTKGLSFFYFVQFCFMMLSTFTVPIGLEDISWRFYIIFVGWVMIEFAGVYFVFPETKGPSLEEIAFIFDGPGGVVGNVADVMVEGKGARFVEHAHGKESV, encoded by the exons ATGCCTGCTCCAAACACTCCCCAGGATATGGTCCTGCCTCCCTCGCCCGTCGATACGAGCCGTTGGTGGAGATTCCGCAACTTGCGGACTCTGAACTTGCTCATGGTCATTCCACTGCTGTCCATTTTCTCCCAGGG ATTCGATGGGTCGATGATGAACGGGCTCCAGTCTGTCTCGCATTGGCAGACTTACTTCGGGACGCCTACCGGTGCTCTCCTGGGCTTCTTCAACGCAGCCTACCCGCTGGGTGGAATCCTAGGCACCTTTCTTATCTCACCCACGGCTGATATCTTTGGACGACGAATTGGTCTTGCGAGTGGAGCTGCTCTTTGCTGCGTTGGAGCCGCTGTTCAGGGCGCGGCAATCAACATCGCAATGTTCATCATCTCCCGCATCATCATTGGTGCAGGCAGCGTCATCGTTGCCGGAGCCGGTGCCCCCTACATCACTGAGATCGCCCATCCAGCCCAGAGAAGTACAGCTACAGCTCTCTTCCTCACTTTCTACTCTGTCGGCTCCATCATTGCGGGCTGGTGCACCTTTGGAACCTTTCGCATCGACAGCACGGCGTCTTGGCGAATTCCGTCAGCCTTGCAAGGCCTCCCGTCTATCATCCAGCTTTTCTTTGTCTGGTTTCTTCCCGAATCGCCCAGATGGCTTGTCAGCAAAGGCCGCAACGAAGAAGCGCTGCAGATGCTTGCCAAGTACCACGGCGAGGGTGATGCATCCGACCCCGTTGTACAGTATGAGTACACCGAGATTCTAGAGACGCTCGGTGCCGAAGCATCCCATCAAGACAATATGTTCGCCTTCTTGAAAGATCTGGGAAGCACTGCCGGCAACCGCAAGCGTATGTTTATCATGGTCTGGGCAGCAATCTGCTCGCAGATGTCGGGCAACGCATTTGTCTCCTACTACCTTTCGCCTATCCTGCACTCTGTCGGGCTCAAATCAGACCTCCAGCAGACCTTGATCAACGCTACCAACCAGATGCTGTCTTGGTTTTCTGCCATCTACTTCGCAACATTGCCGGCCAAGGTTGGCCGCCGCAAGCTTTTCTTGTGGTCTCTGACCGCTATCTGGATCATCGACATATGCATCACCGCAGGCAGCGCTATGTTTGCCAAGGATAACAACAATAAGGCTGCCGCCTATACCGTGGTCGCGTTCCTTTACCTCTTTTCACCGGCTTATAATCTCGGCTTCAACGGCAACCTCGGACTCTATATACCTGAAATCCTTCCTTATCGTCTACGAACCAAGGGATTGTCGTTCTTCTATTTTGTCCAGTTCTGCTTCATGATGCTTTCCACCTTCACAGTGCCCATCGGACTGGAGGACATCTCCTGGCGCTTCTACATCATCTTCGTTGGGTGGGTCATGATCGAATTCGCCGGGGTCTATTTCGTGTTCCCGGAGACCAAGGGTCCGTCGTTGGAGGAGATTGCCTTTATCTTTGATGGTCCAGGTGGCGTTGTTGGGAATGTTGCAGATGTCATGGTTGAGGGCAAGGGCGCTCGCTTTGTCGAGCATGCACATGGTAAAGAATCAGTCTAA
- a CDS encoding Bac-rhamnosid6H domain-containing protein has protein sequence MAAGTVDTTWMWNPAFREDSTSTAGRFVHFRKTFFISEEVPSSLEIQITADTRYKLYVNKELVAFGPVKGDANLWFYDEVDIGPHLRLGENHIAIHVLRLFHGTSWGTSFPHLGSGGVRIATTIDDAVWSPQIRSSTLWQTAIDPFVTLRLDEAEDDFLHVYEKVSTSGVASLEWASAVLLRYQNSTGVTAPWKLSPRLIPLMTRQKCQFKTIHNVESSLGHDAWKAVVTTSHLEDSDILIPAGTSHQLDLEAQSHTTAFIRFRFKRPQIGGACLTVTYSESYEDDPELVPYLRRKENRRDTSKSLIGPKDIYTLRGQDGALDLGYYDNETSEEIYMPFHWRAFRFIRLNIQAGSSDLTMRGIDIETTHYPLEVLSSLKMGSSDSIMEELYETSIRTLRNCMHDCYEDCPFYEQLQYAMDTRSSSLFTYYLSADDRLTRQAILQLHSSFQPRIGLTASRAPSSQLQIIPHFSLYWICMLHDHFQFYADKEFIRPFLPVLDAVLDYFHSRIDHQFDLVSLRNEGGVWNFHDWAEQWRPYGIPPSVVKSGISTYTNNLYAYTLEAAARLQLTCGARSALADEYSHRASRIVDAIKQHCFDGQYFTDSIAAGSDPMVDRSQHSQVWAVLSGAEFGTTAQNLLRNALKTPQGGNSLVKTSISMSFYTLRAISAAGGSLYEDLFAEFWGPWRHQLSLGLTTWEEDDVSHRSDCHAWGSAPIYEFLAEVAGIRPAMPGWEELEFVPRERKDGIGEGFLAFIRRGDDCRVAL, from the exons ATGGCGGCGGGAACCGTAGACACAACCTGGATGTGGAATCCTGCTTTCCGCGAGGATTCCACGTCTACCGCAGGACGCTTCGTTCACTTTCGCAAGACCTTCTTCATTTCCGAAGAGGTACCGTCGTCCCTCGAAATCCAGATCACCGCCGATACACGATACAAGCTCTACGTCAACAAGGAGCTAGTCGCCTTCGGACCTGTCAAAGGTGATGCCAATCTTTGGTTCTACGATGAAGTCGACATCGGTCCGCACCTACGTTTGGGTGAGAATCACATCGCAATTCATGTCTTGCGACTCTTTCACGGGACTTCCTGGGGCACCAGCTTCCCACACTTGGGGTCAGGCGGTGTCCGTATAGCAACAACTATCGACGATGCCGTCTGGTCGCCGCAGATTCGAAGCAGCACCCTCTGGCAGACGGCAATAGATCCATTTGTGACTCTACGCCTCGATGAAGCTGAGGATGACTTCTTACACGTATACGAGAAGGTTTCGACCTCAGGTGTTGCATCCCTGGAGTGGGCTTCAGCCGTGTTGCTCCGATACCAAAATTCCACAGGCGTCACGGCACCATGGAAACTGTCACCCCGTCTGATTCCACTCATGACAAGGCAGAAATGTCAGTTCAAGACCATACATAACGTTGAGAGCTCCTTGGGCCATGATGCCTGGAAGGCTGTGGTTACAACCTCCCACCTCGAAGACAGCGACATCCTCATCCCCGCTGGTACCAGCCACCAATTGGACCTCGAGGCTCAGAGCCACACCACCGCCTTCATCCGCTTCCGTTTCAAACGCCCCCAGATTGGGGGAGCCTGCCTTACCGTCACATACTCCGAGAGTTACGAAGACGACCCAGAGTTGGTTCCTTATCTCCGCCGCAAGGAAAACCGACGAGACACGAGCAAGTCCCTGATCGGGCCCAAGGACATTTATACTTTGCGGGGGCAAGACGGAGCCCTAGACCTAGGCTATTACGACAATGAAACTTCCGAGGAGATATACATGCCTTTCCACTGGCGAGCTTTCCGATTCATCAGACTCAACATCCAGGCTGGCTCTTCGGACCTGACAATGCGCGGCATCGATATCGAAACGACTCACTACCCTCTAGAGGTACTCTCGAGTTTGAAGATGGGATCAAGCGATAGTATAATGGAAGAATTATACGAAACGAGCATAAGAACGCTGAGGAACTGCATGCACGACTGCTACGAGGACTGTCCCTTTTACGAACAACTTCAATACGCCATGGATACCCGCAGCTCCTCGCTCTTTACATATTACCTATCCGCAGATGATCGCCTGACGAGACAAGCAATTTTGCAACTACATAGCTCCTTCCAGCCGCGTATCGGACTAACCGCGAGTCGAGCACCTTCAAGCCAGCTCCAAATCATCCCTCACTTTTCTCTTTACTGGATCTGTATGCTACACGACCACTTCCAGTTCTACGCCGACAAAGAGTTCATTCGACCTTTCCTCCCGGTTCTGGACGCTGTTTTGGACTACTTCCATTCACGTATCGATCATCAGTTCGACCTGGTGTCTCTGAGGAATGAAGGAGGCGTCTGGAACTTTCATGACTGGGCTGAGCAGTGGCGGCCGTACGGTATTCCACCATCGGTAGTCAAGTCTGGCATCTCGACGTATACCAACAACTTGTATGCGTATACTCTCGAGGCGGCAGCAAGGCTGCAGCTCACATGCGGAGCCCGGTCAGCTCTGGCAGACGAATATTCTCATCGAGCAAGCCGGATTGTAGACGCTATCAAACAGCATTGCTTCGATGGGCAGTACTTCACCGACAGTATTGCTGCAGGTTCAGACCCTATGGTCGATCGTAGCCAGCATAGCCAGGTCTGGGCAGTCCTCAGTGGTGCCGAATTCGGCACCACTGCCCAAAACCTGCTACGAAACGCCTTAAAAACGCCCCAAGGAGGCAATTCACTCGTCAAAACATCCATCTCGATGTCATTCTATACGTTACGTGCGATCAGCGCTGCTGGAGGATCGTTGTACGAAGACTTGTTTGCCGAGTTCTGGGGGCCATGGCGCCACCAACTGTCGTTGGGCTTGACAACctgggaggaagatgacgttTCGCACCGCTCAGACTGTCATGCTTGGGGGAGTGCTCCCATTTATGAGTTCCTGGCCGAGGTGGCGGGTATACGACCTGCGATGCCAGGATGGGAGGAGTTGGAGTTTGTTCCGCGC GAGAGGAAAGATGGCATTGGCGAAGGTTTCTTGGCATTCATCAGACGGGGAGACGACTGTCGCGTTGCGCTTTGA